Proteins found in one Coffea eugenioides isolate CCC68of chromosome 5, Ceug_1.0, whole genome shotgun sequence genomic segment:
- the LOC113772243 gene encoding autophagy-related protein 8C-like encodes MAKSSFKLEHPLERRQAEASRIREKYPDRIPVIVERAEKTDIPDIDKKKYLVPADLTVGQFVYVVRKRIKLSPEKAIFIFVKNVLPPTAAMMSAIYEENKDEDGFLYMTYSGENTFGCF; translated from the exons ATGGCTAAGAGCTCTTTCAAGTTGGAACATCCTCTGG AAAGGAGGCAAGCAGAAGCTTCACGCATCAGGGAGAAGTATCCTGATAGAATTCCT GTGATTGTGGAAAGGGCTGAGAAAACAGATATTCCTGATATCGACAAAAAAAA ATACCTTGTTCCCGCTGATCTCACTGTCGGTCAGTTTGTCTACGTGGTCCGGAAGAGGATCAAGCTCAGTCCTGAGAAGGCAATCTTCATATTTGTGAAGAACGTTTTACCACCCACAG CTGCTATGATGTCTGCAATTTATGAGGAAAACAAAGACGAAGATGGTTTCCTTTACATGACCTACAGTGGGGAGAACACGTTTGGTTGCTTTTAA
- the LOC113770298 gene encoding protein STRICTOSIDINE SYNTHASE-LIKE 12-like: MLSCFLLLFFFCFPCSLQAHASHSFKKLILPSIGSEACAFDPHGGGPYTSLSDGRIVKYQGSRIGFTDFATTVANRSKKLCDGIVPGDNVELAAKCGRPIGLEFDQKTGDLYVIDAFHGPMVVGPKGGIATPLTSMDGVPVDVPDAIDVDPVTGTVFYTDIGPGILKIKNMTAFLLSGDTNGRLLKYDPKTRQRTVLLTGLSGPNGVAVSKDGSFVLISEYVAGRIRKFWVKGPKANTSEVLVNLPGSPDNIKRTSSGDFWVPVNIENLLPRKTTFPLAQKFNSYGQILETVNFYAEYNNIYITEVHQHLGSLYVASVYANFVGVFRGVRC; encoded by the exons ATGCTTTCCTGTTTTCTTCTTCTGTTTTTCTTCTGCTTCCCTTGCTCTCTTCAAGCTCATGCATCCCATTCCTTTAAGAAGCTCATCCTTCCTTCAATTGGTTCTGAAGCTTGTGCTTTCGACCCACATGGTGGAGGCCCCTATACCAGTCTAAGTGATGGTAGAATCGTAAAATACCAAGGTTCAAGAATTGGATTTACAGATTTTGCCACCACAGTTGCAAATAG GTCCAAGAAATTGTGCGATGGCATAGTTCCAGGTGACAATGTTGAATTGGCAGCTAAATGTGGTAGGCCTATAGGTCTGGAATTCGACCAGAAGACAGGGGACTTGTACGTTATTGATGCATTTCATGGTCCCATGGTTGTTGGACCAAAGGGTGGGATTGCAACTCCACTTACAAGCATGGATGGAGTCCCTGTTGATGTTCCTGATGCAATTGATGTTGATCCAGTCACCGGAACAGTTTTTTACACAGATATTGGCCCCGGAATCCTTAAAATCAA GAATATGACAGCATTCCTTCTCAGTGGAGACACAAATGGAAGACTACTAAAATATGATCCAAAAACGAGGCAAAGAACAGTTCTGCTAACAGGGCTTTCAGGGCCAAATGGGGTGGCAGTTAGTAAAGATGGCTCATTCGTACTTATCTCAGAGTATGTTGCTGGAAGAATTCGAAAATTTTGGGTTAAGGGTCCCAAGGCTAATACCTCAGAAGTATTGGTGAATCTACCAGGAAGTCCAGATAATATTAAGAGGACTAGTTCTGGTGATTTTTGGGTACCAGTAAACATAGAAAACTTGTTGCCTAGGAAGACCACTTTTCCTCTGGCACAGAAGTTTAATTCTTATGGTCAAATTTTGGAGACAGTAAACTTTTACGCAGAGTACAACAATATATACATTACTGAAGTCCATCAACATCTCGGTTCTTTATATGTAGCATCTGTATATGCAAATTTTGTAGGTGTTTTCAGGGGAGTGAGGTGTTGA